The following are from one region of the Anabas testudineus chromosome 2, fAnaTes1.2, whole genome shotgun sequence genome:
- the oplah gene encoding 5-oxoprolinase: protein MADTKRKFNFAIDRGGTFTDVFAQLPDGRERVLKLLSWDPQNYKDAPTEGIRRVLEEETGQAFPRDQPVDTSLIGWIRMGTTVATNALLERQGERTALLVTKGFKDLLHIGTQARPKLFDLEVAVPEVLYEEVIEVDERVVLMQDDCQLPRKDPKHIVTGSTGDSLEVWRELNLESVEKDLRGVLSRGITSLAVLLLHSYTWSNHEQAVGTLARRLGFTQVSLSSEVMPMVRAVPRGYTVCADAYLTPKIHQYLKGFTSGFKDCLKDVDVLFMQSDGGLTPMEQFCGSRAVLSGPAGGVVGYAITSYSQMEQKPVIGFDMGGTSTDVSRYAGQYEHVFEATTAGVTLQAPQLDINTVAAGGGSRLFFRSGMFVVGPESAGAHPGPACYRKGGPLTVTDANLALGRLLPSFFPKIFGPGEDEPLCLEETMKHFHHLTQEINLFLSSNHSQTAANGANHSQNGVPNSRSEMSVEEVAMGFIRVANEAMCRPIRALTQAKGHDTSHHVLACFGGAGGQHACAIARTLGMKTVFVHKYSGVLSAYGLALADVVEEVQEPCSLQYEQRCFTELDRRIEQLSKRCNETLRARGFASSQITTEVFLHMRYKGTDCALMVNAVDHVSKAQSCRAGDFHSAFTKRYLKEFGFTIEDRPIMVDDIRIRGCGKSGIKSVYKTNEQRGQGKPVMVTKCYFEDGYLDTSVYLWEELQSGHSIQGPAIIIDKNSTVLVEPCCEAHLTEGGDICMTVGSDPHCVLGTELNAVQLSIFSHRFMSIAEQMGRVLQRTSISTNIKERLDFSCAVFGPDGGLVSNAPHIPVHLGAMQETVQYQIGSLGNKLKEGDVILSNHPCAGGSHLPDLTVITPVFRKGVSGPVFFVASRGHHADIGGITPGSMPPHSTSLQEEGAVFTSFKLVTGGIFQEEALTEALMAPAQYPGSSGTRNLHDNLSDLRAQVAANQRGSQLVEELIDSYGLAVVQAYMGYIQSNAELAVRDMLRDFAHRRQQQTGSLDVESEDFMDDGTPIRLRVQINEKEGSAVFDFTGTGTEVWGNCNAPRAITLSALIYCLRCMVGQDIPLNQGCLTPIKVIIPPGSILQPSPNAAVVGGNVLTSQRVVDVIFRAFEVCAASQGCMNNISFGNERIGYYETVAGGSGAGPGWKGRSGVHSHMTNTRITDPEILEKRYPVILEQFSLRPGSGGAGKYCGGDGVIRKLLFRNKVVLSVLTERRSTRPYGLHGGEDGAAGLNLLHKADGRLLSLGAKTSVSLQPGDMFCLYTPGGGGYGREEANAKPQTKRRRLNETFSERGSVFDYRMAQEGV, encoded by the exons ATGGCTGACACTAAGAGGAAATTCAACTTTGCCATTGACCGGGGTGGCACCTTCACCGACGTGTTTGCCCAGCTGCCTGATGGTCGAGAGAGGGTCTTGAAGCTTTTGTCCTGGGACCCCCAGAACTACAAAGATGCTCCCACTGAGGGGATCCGCAGAGTCCTCGAAGAG GAAACGGGGCAGGCGTTTCCTCGGGACCAGCCTGTAGACacctctctgattggctggatCAGAATGGGCACAACCGTGGCAACCAACGCTTTGCTAGAGAGGCAAGGAGAGAGGACTGCACTGCTGGTCACCAAAGGCTTTAAGGACTTGCTGCACATCGGCACACAAGCTAGACCAAAGCTGTTTGATTTG GAGGTGGCTGTGCCTGAAGTGCTGTATGAGGAGGTAATAGAGGTGGACGAGCGAGTCGTTCTCATGCAAGATGACTGTCAGCTGCCCAGGAAAGATCCCAAACATATAGTCACAG GCAGCACTGGGGATTCTCTGGAGGTATGGAGGGAGCTGAATCTGGAGAGCGTGGAGAAAGACCTGCGAGGGGTTCTGTCCCGCGGGATCACCAGTCTGGCTGTGCTTCTGCTGCACTCGTACAC ATGGTCTAATCATGAGCAAGCAGTGGGCACCCTGGCTCGTCGTCTGGGCTTCACCCAAGTATCTCTGTCCAGCGAGGTCATGCCCATGGTGCGAGCGGTGCCTCGGGGCTACACAGTCTGTGCAGACGCCTACCTCACACCCAAAATCCATCAGTATTTAAAGGGCTTCACCTCTGGCTTTAAGGATTGCCTTaag GATGTGGACGTCCTGTTCATGCAGTCAGATGGAGGTCTCACTCCCATGGAGCAGTTCTGTGGCTCACGAGCAGTTCTCTCCGGCCCAGCAGGAGGAGTGGTGGGATATGCCATCACCTCTTACAGCCAGATGGAACAGAAACCTGTGATTGGCTTTGACATGGGCG GAACGTCAACCGATGTGAGCCGATACGCGGGGCAGTATGAACATGTGTTTGAGGCTACCACAGCTGGAGTCACCCTGCAGGCACCTCAGCTGGACATCAACACTGTTGCTGCAGGAGGCGGGTCAAGGCTCTTTTTCAG ATCAGGGATGTTTGTGGTTGGACCAGAGTCTGCAGGTGCACATCCAGGACCAGCCTGCTACAGAAAAG GTGGCCCTCTGACTGTAACTGATGCTAACTTAGCCCTGGGTcgcctcctcccttctttcttcCCAAAGATCTTTGGGCCTGGGGAGGATGAACCCCTATGTTTGGAGGAGACCATGAAGCACTTCCATCATCTCACCCAGGAGATCAATCTGTTCTTGTCTTCTAACCACTCACAGACAGCA GCAAATGGGGCCAACCACTCACAGAACGGCGTGCCAAACAGCCGATCAGAGATGAGCGTGGAAGAGGTTGCCATGGGTTTCATTCGAGTGGCTAATGAGGCCATGTGCCGGCCAATCAGAGCTCTGACACAG GCTAAGGGCCATGATACATCTCACCATGTCTTAGCATGCTTTGGCGGTGCAGGTGGCCAACATGCCTGTGCTATTGCCCGTACCCTGGGGATGAAGACTGTCTTTGTACATAA gtACAGCGGGGTGCTGTCAGCTTACGGTCTCGCTCTcgctgatgttgtggaggagGTGCAGGAGCCGTGTTCACTGCAGTATGAGCAGCGCTGTTTCACAGAGCTCGACCGCAGGATTGAGCAGCTCTCAAAACGCTGCAACGAGACGCTCCGTGCGCGTGGCTTCGCCAG CAGTCAGATAACCACTGAGGTTTTCCTCCACATGCGTTACAAGGGAACTGACTGTGCTCTCATGGTTAATGCTGTTGATCACGTCAGCAAAGCCCAGTCCTGTCGAGCTGGAGACTTCCACAGCGCCTTCACCAAACG TTACCTGAAGGAGTTTGGATTCACCATTGAAGACAGGCCCATAATGGTTGATGACATCAGAATTAGGGGTTGTGGGAAATCTGGTATCAAATCAGTGTATAAAACAAACGAGCAACGTGGACAAGGCAAACCAGTCATG GTAACCAAGTGCTACTTTGAGGATGGATACCTGGACACGAGTGTGTATCTATGGGAGGAACTGCAAAGTGGTCACAGCATCCAGGGCCCAGCAATCATCATTGACAAGAACAG TACCGTCCTTGTAGAGCCGTGCTGTGAGGCCCATCTGACAGAAGGGGGCGATATTTGCATGACTGTCGGCTCTGACCCTCACTGTGTCCTTGGCACTGAGCTCAATGCTGTGCAGCTCTCCATCTTCTCCCACCGCTTCATGAGCATAGCAG AGCAGATGGGCAGAGTACTCCAGAGAACCTCCATCTCCACCAACATCAAGGAGCGCCTCGACTTctcctgtgctgtgtttggaCCAGATGGCGGTCTGGTGTCCAACGCACCTCACATCCCTGTCCACCTGGGAGCCATGCAAGAGACAGTCCAGTACCAA ATCGGATCACTGGGGAACAAACTAAAAGAAGGGGATGTGATTCTAAGTAATCATCCTTGTGCTGGGGGCAGTCACCTCCCGGACCTCACTGTCATCACACCG GTGTTCAGAAAAGGGGTGAGTGGTCCGGTATTCTTTGTAGCCAGCAGAGGGCATCATGCTGACATTGGTGGCATCACTCCAGGGTCCATGCCCCCCCACTCCACCAGTCTTCAGGAGGAGGGGGCTGTCTTCACTTCCTTTAAGCTAGTCACTGGCGGGATCTTCCAGGAAGAAG CTTTAACTGAGGCGCTGATGGCTCCAGCCCAGTACCCAGGCAGCTCTGGGACTCGTAATCTCCATGACAACCTGTCAGACCTACGGGCTCAGGtggcagccaatcagagaggcAGCCAGCTGGTGGAGGAGTTAATTGACAGCTATGGACTGGCTGTGGTCCAGGCCTACATGGGATACATTCAG agtaaTGCAGAGCTGGCAGTAAGGGACATGCTGAGAGACTTTGCACATCGTCGACAGCAACAGACTGGCTCCTTAGACGTGGAGTCAGAGGATTTCATGGATGACGGCACGCCAATCAGACTGCGGGTCCAGATCAATGAAAAAGAA GGCAGCGCAGTGTTTGACTTTACAGGAACGGGAACAGAGGTGTGGGGGAACTGCAATGCTCCACGGGCAATCACACTATCGGCTCTTATCTATTGCCTGCGGTGCATGGTGGGACAGGACATCCCCCTCAATCAG GGTTGTCTCACACCAATCAAGGTCATCATCCCCCCTGGCTCAATCCTTCAACCTTCCCCAAATGCTGCTGTAGTCGGAGGAAATGTGCTCACTTCCCAGAGAGTGGTTGACGTCATCTTTAGGGCATTTGAGGTGTGCGCCGCTTCACAG GGCTGCATGAACAACATTTCATTTGGAAATGAGAGGATTGGTTACTATGAAACAGTGGCTGGTGGTTCTGGGGCGGGACCAGGCTGGAAAGGGAGGAGCGGAGTCCACAGTCACATGACCAACACCCGCATCACTGACCCAGAGATCCTGGAAAAGAG GTATCCAGTGATTTTAGAGCAGTTCTCTCTGCGGCCCGGCTCAGGAGGTGCAGGAAAATACTGCGGTGGAGATGGCGTGATCAGGAAACTTTTGTTCAGGAACAAGGTGGTTCTGTCTGTACTGACTGAGAGACGATCCACCCGCCCCTATGGCCTCCATG GGGGTGAGGATGGTGCTGCTGGGCTGAACCTGCTCCACAAAGCAGACGGCAGACTTCTCAGCCTAGGAGCTAAAACCAGTGTCAGCCTCCAGCCTGGG GACATGTTCTGTCTCTACACCCCAGGAGGTGGAGGATATGGAAGAGAAGAAGCAAACGCAAAACCTCAGACCAAGCGCAGGCGCTTAAACGAGACGTTCTCTGAGAGAGGAAGCGTCTTTGACTACAGAATGGCACAAGAAGGAGTGTGA
- the foxh1 gene encoding forkhead box protein H1: protein MINMTKHWPEQSILAPPALSHLGEHHDHQLDFHRNAHRFPPGGVTRGSPVQHWPRHPAQMVPQQPPRLEKPAARPEHLHSATAFMDKTAPPGSSCPTAEDGPFKRETVNGDSWNNQREKNGTSSSGKKKNYQRYPKPPYSYLAMIAMVIQRSPEKKLTLSEILKEISTLFPFFKGNYKGWRDSVRHNLSSYDCFVKVLKDPGKPQGKGNFWAVELSRVPLELLKRQNTAVSRQDETIFAQDLAPYILQGHEAESELPSDPVTSLPPMRSGNPSPPQEDLFQPKLDSSFAIDSLLHSLRPSSVSGNVDVTTRDCWGEVVHPRPSPPSRSRYTSSVRSASASSASPASTSSSSDEEWKGVSLSGKRVPPDGEAGSDGYEHYKPPLHKSARRETVAPPWELPTSYAKYAPPNAVAPPSMRFSGSPLMPLHGGLPLYGYGSSPVAPGHFLGHTYWPILPNGRVSVPAPPLIMDLDNMLQSVPPNKSVFDVLVPTNQNSHSHHHSASQYTLQNGPPVNRYPQY from the exons ATGATCAACATGACAAAGCACTGGCCGGAGCAGAGCATCTTGGCACCACCCGCTCTGTCCCACCTTGGAGAACATCACGACCATCAACTTGACTTCCACAGAAATGCGCACAGGTTTCCTCCCGGCGGTGTAACGCGGGGCTCTCCAGTCCAACATTGGCCTCGTCATCCAGCTCAGATGGTTCCTCAGCAACCGCCGCGCTTGGAGAAGCCGGCAGCGCGCCCCGAACATCTCCACAGCGCCACGGCCTTCATGGATAAAACAGCACCACCGGGCTCTTCATGCCCGACGGCTGAAGATGGGCCCTTCAAACGGGAAACTGTTAACGGGGACTCGTGGAACAACCAACGAGAAAAAAATGGCACCAGCAGCAgtgggaagaagaagaactatCAGCGGTATCCAAAACCGCCATACTCCTATCTTGCCATGATTGCTATGGTCATCCAAAGGTCTCCAGAGAAGAAACTGACTTTATCAGAg atccTCAAGGAGATCAGTACTTTATTTCCATTCTTCAAAGGAAACTACAAGGGGTGGCGGGATTCAGTGAGACACAACCTCTCATCTTATGACTGCTTTGTCAAG GTGCTAAAGGACCCTGGTAAGCCCCAGGGAAAGGGGAATTTCTGGGCAGTGGAGCTGAGCCGTGTTCCTCTGGAGCTTCTCAAGAGGCAGAACACAGCTGTGTCGCGCCAAGATGAGACAATCTTTGCTCAGGATCTGGCTCCGTACATCCTACAGGGACATGAGGCAGAATCTGAGCTGCCCTCTGACCCTGtgacctccctccctcccatgCGCTCTGGAAACCCCTCCCCACCACAGGAGGACTTGTTCCAACCCAAACTGGACTCATCCTTTGCCATTGATTCCCTACTACACAGCCTACGACCATCCAGTGTATCTGGGAATGTGGATGTGACCACTAGAGACTGCTGGGGTGAGGTGGTGCACCCTCGGCCCTCACCTCCTTCACGATCACGCTACACATCATCGGTCCGTAGTGCCTCTGCCAGCTCTGCTAGCCcggcctccacctcctcctcctctgacgAAGAATGGAAAGGTGTTTCCCTATCTGGGAAGCGTGTTCCCCCTGACGGTGAAGCGGGATCGGATGGCTATGAGCACTACAAGCCACCGCTGCACAAATCAGCTAGACGGGAAACGGTGGCACCTCCATGGGAACTCCCTACATCCTATGCCAAATATGCTCCCCCCAATGCTGTTGCCCCACCAAGCATGCGGTTCAGTGGAAGTCCTCTAATGCCTCTGCATGGTGGACTTCCCCTTTATGGCTATGGTAGCTCTCCTGTGGCGCCTGGTCACTTCTTAGGGCACACATATTGGCCCATACTCCCCAATGGGCGAGTTTCAGTCCCAGCCCCTCCACTAATCATGGATTTAGACAATATGCTGCAGTCGGTGCCTCCAAATAAGAGTGTGTTTGATGTGCTAGTACCAACCAATCAGAACTCTCACTCACATCACCACTCAGCCAGTCAGTACACCCTGCAGAATGGGCCTCCAGTAAACAGGTACCCCCAGTACTGA